Within Saccharomyces paradoxus chromosome X, complete sequence, the genomic segment ACATTGCGACTTTACCTGCCGGGTATCGCTCTAAGAATATGTGAGGAAATAGGAGATTGTTCAGATCAATTTTAAGATTGAATATTAAAGTGATTAGTTTTATGGGAACAATTGGAGCTGTTACACAAGAAGGAACAAGAGCACGAGGATTCAGTTCATTTAAAAGAGGACATATTTCGCTTATGTCTgatcaaaaagtttttgcCAGATATAAAGCAAATGAAATCGTCACAGATCTGCAACATTTTGGAGtaaaaaagttcaaatcAAATACaacaagaaggaaaaatgctttgagaaaaatcatCGCAAATTTGGTGCTGGGAAATTATGGCGAAATGTcccttttattttctgaacttttaaaattttggcAAATTGAAGACGATTTAGAAGTGAAAAGAATTTGCCATGAGTATATAAGAGTGATAGGCGCATTGAAACCCCAACAGGCCAGAGAGGCATTGCCCTTCATAATGGATGATTTCAAAAGCAGAGATGAAAGGTTACAAATGATGGCACTAAGAACTTTAGTGTTAGTTCCAGTGAGAGAGCTTTCTGATCAGGCTTTCGACTGTATCATTTCATTGGTTAATCATAAGTCTCCACCTGAAAAAGTGACGAGGACTGCAATTTACGCACTACTTGATTTGGATGAAATAGATCATGAAAGGGTTTTGGGGTTATCAAGCATTCTACACGAGGTTATCAAATCACATTCAAGTCCTCCAGAAGTCATTGTAGCTGCATTGCATACTTTATATTCCATTCACGAAAAAAACGCTAACATGGAACCCTTCAGAATTTCTTTGGAACTCGCCTTTAACATGCTGGAACTTTTACCTGAACTAAATGAATGGAATAAGGCTACcgttttggaaattttaacAACTTCGGTTGTGCCGCAACATTATTTGGATACTCATGAAATGGTTGAACTGGCTTTACCATACCTGCAACAAGTAAACACATACGTAGTGTTGAACTCTTTAAAATTCATCATGTACTTGTTGAATTATGTTGACGTCATCAAAGAAACTCTAGCCGAAAAGCTATCTAATTCTGTAATAGCTTTACTAGATAAGCCGCCAGAATTGCAGTTTTTAGTATTGAGAAAcgttattcttcttctattgAGCAGGGAGTCATCTCTACTCAGGTTAGAcatttcatattttttcatcgaGTACAATGATCCCATATATATCAAAGACACGAAATTAGAGTGTTTATATCTTTTAGCCaacaaagaaactttaCCAAGAATTCTAGAAGAGTTGGAACAATATGCTACAGACATAGATATTCAAATGTCAAGAAAATCAGTCAGAGCTATTGGTAATCTGGCTGTTAAACTAGATGAAGATTCTGTGCACGATTGCGTCGCTGTTCTTCTAGATTTGTTAGAATTTGGCGTTGATTATGTCGTCCAGGAAATTATCTCTGTTTTCAGAAACATCCTGAGGAAATATCCTAATAATTTTAAGGCAAATGTAACAGAATTAGTCAAACATACCGAAGTTGTACAGGAACCCGAATCAAAAAACGCTATGATTTGGATAATTACGCAATATTCAGAGGTGATCCCAAATTACTTGGAATTattcaaagttttttccTCAAACATGTTTAGTGAGACGCTAGAGGTGCAATTTTCTATTCTGAACTCagcaataaaatttttcattagatGCCCTACAAAGGAAACTGAAGAACTTTGTATGGATTTACTGAAAGGCTGTGCTGATCACGCAAATAATCCTGATTTAAGAGATAAAACGTTTATGTATTGGAGGTTGCTGTCATTAACAAAAACGTCTCGTTTATCGAACGCCCTAACTTTTGAATCCTTAAAATCAGTACTAGATGGAGAATTGCCACTAATAGAAATGAACACAAAATTAGATCCCACTGTTTTGGAGGAACTGGAGCTGAACATTGGTACAATAGTGTCGATTTACTTAAAACCCGTTTCCCATATTTTTAGATTGAATAAAACCAAATTGTTGCCACAAAGTCCTATTCTAAATTCAAACAAGGTTCTCTTGCCGGTTGTGAGTAACTCATTCCCACCAACTGGAGCTAATAGGGACCGTCAAAATTCAGAAAGTCAGTCTTCAACGAAGTCCAGGAAAACTGCTATGATGGATGATTATGATAGGCCcgctgaaaaaattaatcaGTTGAAGGGTAAACGTAAGTCTAGTTCAAACAATCCCTCAAAATTATCACGGAAACCCTCAACCCTATTAAGAAAGCTCTCCATGAAGCGGCCGTTCTCGTGACTGCTAATAATACTGATTCCTGTATTTAGATATGCTTATATTTAATGAACATTTACGATGAGACAACAAATCCTGATATAGTAGACGTATTCAAGtgattataaaaaaagttgattaTACAGCAATTCATATGTTTAAATAAAACGGTCAGCGtgttatatatacaaaaaagaGCGAAATAAATTTCGATAGCGCAGCTCGTTGTACATTATGTGCTTATATAATCATGGCTTGGCCACGTTTCACATACAAAgatatgtatatatatattcgAGACTCAATAATTCAACCCAAACAACCGTTCTTGGCCACAATGAACCTCGGGAAGCCGCTGTAACCACGCCAAAAGACATAAAACTTCGACCCTGGTCTTTGAACGGGCCAAGCCGTGAAAGTTGTTCGTGCCCcgttttctctttttttcatcgttTTAGTACCCTTTTCCCTTGCCACCTTTACCTAGAACCTCCTCCTCGGCGGCTAACAATTGAtctctttcctttttggcTCTCAACTTCtctgtctttttttgttccatAATTAGCTTCTTCTGGTTGGGGGTTCTCGCACCTTCTTCCCACTTCTGAGCCTCTTGAACTTCTAGTTGTTGTTTCTCCAACTGGTCCTTTTCGTAAGCTTGCCTACGTTTTCTTGCTCTTCCCGCTGCCACTTTTTTAGCAGTTTCCGAGTATCTCTTCCCAGTATTATGCATGTTCTCTTTTCGACTATACCTGGTGGTTTCTAAAGGTAACTGTGTGGTTGGtaaacttcaaaaagaCGCCTAATACGATTACACATTCTCccatttatatatatatatatatatacgcTCACGCGTGCTGAGTGTGAAAAAGAAGGGTGCAATAATCTTGATCGTTCCACTTCCGTCTGTTTTGACACCAAGCTGCCATTCAATCCTTTTTTGGGTGTGCCTTACCCACTTTGATACAGTAGTAAAGTGGCAAAAGGGGTGtcaaaagaatagaaatagccagaagaaaagcaagatAGCCGCCAAGACTTGCCGATGATCCAACATCGTGTTATACGATTAACCAAACGCGTCTGATTTATTTCAAAAGCTAAAATATGgctatttttgaattacaTTACAACGAGCGAGCTATAGCTGAATCTTTTCTGCAAAAAGAGTGAAAGTGAAGGGCAATGGATGCGCTGTTAACAAAGTTTAATGAGGATAGGAGTTTCCAAGATGAAAACCTATCTCAACCGCAAAAAAGGATAAGAATTGTCGATGACAATCTTTACAACAAATCGAACCCATTCCAACTATGTTATAAAAAACGTGACTACGGTTCCCAGTACTACCACATTTATCAGTACCGCCTAAAAACTTTCAGAGAACGCGTCTTAAAGGAATGTGATAAGAGATGGGATGCAGGTTTTACCTTGAATGGCCAATTAGTCCTAAAAAAGGATAAAGTGTTAGATATTCAAGGAAACCAACCGTGTTGGTGCGTAGGATCGATATATTGTGAAATGAAATACAAACCAAACGTACTGGACGAAGTGATCAATGATGCTTATGGTGCACCAGATTTAGCTAAAAGTTATACCGATAAAGAGGGTGGTTCTGATGAAATCATGttggaagatgaaagtGGAAGAGTGCTTCTGGTGGGTGATTTTATTCGGTCTACACCCTTCATCACGGGCGTTGTTGTGGGCATACTAGGTATGGAAGCTGAAGCCGGGACATTTCAAGTTTTGGATATATGCTATCCCACTCCCTTATTACAAAATCCTTTTCCTACACCAAGTGCTGCCTCTCAACCTAGAGGCAAAATTGCGCTTGTCTCTGGATTGAATCTCAACAATACATCGCCCGATAGGTTATTGAGATTGGAGATTTTGAGAGGATTTTTGATGGGGAGAATCAGTGACGAAATTGACGATATTTCTAAAATTGGTAGATTACTGATATGTGGTAATTCTGTTGACTTTGACATTAAAAGTGTGGGCAAGGACGAACTGATGACTTCTCTAACTGAATTCAGTAAATTTCTACACAATATCTTGCCATCTATATCCGTTGATATTATGCCCGGCACCAACGATCCCAGTGATAAGTCTCTACCGCAGCAGCCCTTCCACAAATCATTGTTTGACAAGTCCCTAGAATCTTACTTCAATGATtccaataaagaaattttgaatctaGTGACCAACCCTTATGAATTCAGCTATAATGGTGTGGACGTTCTAGCTATTTCAGGCAAGAACATCAACGATATTTGTAAATACGTAATACCATCAAATGATAATGCGAAAAGTGGAGAAGAAGTTGCACAAGAAGAGAGTGATGATTTTAAAGACGATATAGAGCATCGAATGGATCTTATGGAATGTACCATGAAATGGCAAAACGTCGCGCCCACCGCACCTGATACCTTATGGTGTTATCCGTATACCGATAAAGATCCGTTTGTATTGGATAAGTGGCCCCACGTTTACGTTGTAGCCAACCAGCCATATTTCGGGACAAGATTAATGGAAATAGGTGGTAGAAACATAAAGATAATATCTGTCCCTGAATTCAGTTCAACTGGGATGATAGTATTGCTGGATTTGGAAACCTTAAAAGTAGAGACGGTCAAGATTGACATATGAATAAAAGAAGGAGTACCTTCCACATAGACATGCaattatatatgtatatttatatatatattattgaCATTCATCGTTCCAGCTCAAAATGGGTTTCTTCTAACGGTTGgcagaaaacaaaggaGCGTCAAATCGTATTTCTTACCCGCcgttaaagaaaaatttttctcttcgaAGAGGcgaaaaagagaagaagaggaagcaCATGTCTAATGGAATAGTACTATAAAATCTAATTTACGGATTTTTTACCATTGCCTATTGCCTGTATCATTAAAGAAGTAAAGTGCAATCTGTTTACTGATCAAATTTTGTCTTCGTATTTTTGTGTCTTTTTCTGCTGCCTCACGCACCTTTTATAACACACTAAACAATGTCTACTTCCCATTGCAGATTTtatgaaaacaaatacCCAGAAATTGACGACATTGTCATGGTTAACGTCCAGCAGATCGCTGAAATGGGTGCTTATGTTAAATTGTTGGAATATGATAACATCGAAGGTATGATCCTACTGAGTGAATTGTCCCGTAGACGTATTAGATCAATCCAAAAATTGATCCGTGTTGGTAAAAATGATGTCGCCGTCGTCCTTCGTGTTgacaaagaaaagggtTATATTGATTTGTCCAAACGTCGTGTTTCTTCCGAGGACATCATTAAAtgcgaagaaaaataccaaaaatcCAAGACTGTTCATTCCATTTTAAGATACTGcgctgaaaaattccaaattCCTTTGGAAGAACTATATAAGACCATTGCTTGGCCATTAAGTCGAAAATTTGGTCACGCTTACGAAGCTTTCAAACTATCCATTATTGACGAAACTGTCTGGGAAGGTATTGAACCGCCATCAAAAGATGTTTTAGATGAATTAAAGAACTATATCTCCAAGAGATTAACACCACAAGCTGTCAAGATTAGAGCCGATGTCGAAGTGTCTTGTTTCAGTTACGAAGGTATTGATGCCATCAAAGACGCCTTGAAATCAGCTGAAGATATGTCCACAGAACAAATGCAAGTTAAAGTTAAATTAGTCGCCGCCCCATTGTATGTTCTAACCACTCAAGCCTTAGATAAGCAAAAGGGTATTGAACAATTGGAAAGCgccattgaaaaaattactgAAGTTATTACCAAATATGGCGGTGTTTGTAACATTACTATGCCACCAAAGGCTGTCACTGCTACTGAAGACGCAGAATTACAAGCTTTATTGGAAAGCAAAGAATTAGATAATAGATCTGACTCTGAAGACGATGAGGATGAGTCAGACGACGAGTAATCATTGCCGTGCTTAATTTTTCTAGGTGTCTTCAAATGTCATTTTGTTTTAGAGAATTTTGTATAGAACAAATACGTATATCCTGCCATCTCATATTCTTTGCAATATACACCTTGTACATTTGGCTATTATAAATATTACAATCACATATAATCATAATCTAAATATAATCTCTATTACCACGTAGTTGTCAGTAGAGTGTGCGCTGCCAGTTCCCTATaattcatcttttttcacATGAGATATTTTTTACCTCAAGAGGTAGTGATGCAGTAATAATATGAGGCTACCCCTTTCCTTCGGAAATTGCATTTGGATCATTGGGGAACACTAAGACAAGACAAAGGGGCCGTCCTCCCATATGATTTTCAACAAACAGATAATACGCGGATACGCACTGAAATATTCTCAAAGGAGAGTTTGACTGATACTTAAGCGAAGCAGTCCTGGTCAGTGGCTTAGGTGAACTCCAGTGCAAAGAATAAGGgctttcaaaaatggcAATACGTCCAGCGACACATTCAGGCTCATGGTACTCTAATAGAACACAAGAATTATCTCAACAACTGCATACATACTTGATCAAGAGTACGGTTAAAGGCCCAATCCACAACGCCAGAATTATTATATGTCCTCATGCCGGTTATAGGTATTGTGGACCCACGATGGCCTACTCGTACGCATCATTGGACTTGAACCGTAATgttaaaagaatatttataCTGGGGCCGTCGCATCAcatttatttcaaaaatcaaatacTGATTAGTGCATTCAGTGAGCTAGAGACACCCTTGGGTAATTTGAAAGTGGATACAGACTTGTGTAAAACATTAGTAAACAAGGAGTATCCAGAAAACGGAAAGAAGCTGTTTAGGTTAATGGATCATGATACTGATATGGCTGAACATTCCTTAGAGATGCAGCTCCCTATGTTGGTGGAAACTTTGAAATGGAGGGAAGTTTCCTTAGATACGGTGAAGGTAATTCCTATGATGGTTTCTCATAATAGTGTTAATGTTGATCGTTGCATTGGTGATGTCTTGTCGGAATACATCAAGGATCCGAACAACTTATTCATTGTAAGCAGTGATTTTTGTCATTGGGGCCGTAGATTCCAATATACTGGGTACGTCGGGAGCAAGGAAGAATTACATGAAGCTATTCAAGAGGAAACAGAAGTGGAAATGTTAACTGCTAGGAGTAAACTTTCACATCATCAGGTTCCTATTTGGCAATCCATTGAAATAATGGATAGATACGCGATGAAAACGCTAAGTAATACCCCAAATGCTGAAAGATACGACGCTTGGAAACaatatttggaaattaCCGGAAACACCATATGCGGCGAAAAGCCAATTAGTGTGATACTAAGtgctttatcaaaaatccGTGGTGTCAGCGCTTCAGGCATCAAATTTCAGTGGCCCAATTATTCACAGAGTTCTCACGTGACAAGTATTGATGATAGTAGTGTCAGTTACACTTCAGGTTATGTTACTATAGAATGGTAATCATGCTCTCTCTGACTGTATATGGTTCTAGGTACT encodes:
- the APL1 gene encoding Apl1p (Beta-adaptin~similar to YJR005W); this translates as MSDQKVFARYKANEIVTDLQHFGVKKFKSNTTRRKNALRKIIANLVLGNYGEMSLLFSELLKFWQIEDDLEVKRICHEYIRVIGALKPQQAREALPFIMDDFKSRDERLQMMALRTLVLVPVRELSDQAFDCIISLVNHKSPPEKVTRTAIYALLDLDEIDHERVLGLSSILHEVIKSHSSPPEVIVAALHTLYSIHEKNANMEPFRISLELAFNMLELLPELNEWNKATVLEILTTSVVPQHYLDTHEMVELALPYLQQVNTYVVLNSLKFIMYLLNYVDVIKETLAEKLSNSVIALLDKPPELQFLVLRNVILLLLSRESSLLRLDISYFFIEYNDPIYIKDTKLECLYLLANKETLPRILEELEQYATDIDIQMSRKSVRAIGNLAVKLDEDSVHDCVAVLLDLLEFGVDYVVQEIISVFRNILRKYPNNFKANVTELVKHTEVVQEPESKNAMIWIITQYSEVIPNYLELFKVFSSNMFSETLEVQFSILNSAIKFFIRCPTKETEELCMDLLKGCADHANNPDLRDKTFMYWRLLSLTKTSRLSNALTFESLKSVLDGELPLIEMNTKLDPTVLEELELNIGTIVSIYLKPVSHIFRLNKTKLLPQSPILNSNKVLLPVVSNSFPPTGANRDRQNSESQSSTKSRKTAMMDDYDRPAEKINQLKGKRKSSSNNPSKLSRKPSTLLRKLSMKRPFS
- the LSO1 gene encoding Lso1p (similar to YJR005C); this encodes MHNTGKRYSETAKKVAAGRARKRRQAYEKDQLEKQQLEVQEAQKWEEGARTPNQKKLIMEQKKTEKLRAKKERDQLLAAEEEVLGKGGKGKGY
- the POL31 gene encoding DNA-directed DNA polymerase delta subunit POL31 (Subunit of DNA polymerase delta (polymerase III)~similar to YJR006W) translates to MDALLTKFNEDRSFQDENLSQPQKRIRIVDDNLYNKSNPFQLCYKKRDYGSQYYHIYQYRLKTFRERVLKECDKRWDAGFTLNGQLVLKKDKVLDIQGNQPCWCVGSIYCEMKYKPNVLDEVINDAYGAPDLAKSYTDKEGGSDEIMLEDESGRVLLVGDFIRSTPFITGVVVGILGMEAEAGTFQVLDICYPTPLLQNPFPTPSAASQPRGKIALVSGLNLNNTSPDRLLRLEILRGFLMGRISDEIDDISKIGRLLICGNSVDFDIKSVGKDELMTSLTEFSKFLHNILPSISVDIMPGTNDPSDKSLPQQPFHKSLFDKSLESYFNDSNKEILNLVTNPYEFSYNGVDVLAISGKNINDICKYVIPSNDNAKSGEEVAQEESDDFKDDIEHRMDLMECTMKWQNVAPTAPDTLWCYPYTDKDPFVLDKWPHVYVVANQPYFGTRLMEIGGRNIKIISVPEFSSTGMIVLLDLETLKVETVKIDI
- the SUI2 gene encoding translation initiation factor eIF2 subunit alpha (Alpha subunit of the translation initiation factor eIF2~similar to YJR007W), whose translation is MSTSHCRFYENKYPEIDDIVMVNVQQIAEMGAYVKLLEYDNIEGMILLSELSRRRIRSIQKLIRVGKNDVAVVLRVDKEKGYIDLSKRRVSSEDIIKCEEKYQKSKTVHSILRYCAEKFQIPLEELYKTIAWPLSRKFGHAYEAFKLSIIDETVWEGIEPPSKDVLDELKNYISKRLTPQAVKIRADVEVSCFSYEGIDAIKDALKSAEDMSTEQMQVKVKLVAAPLYVLTTQALDKQKGIEQLESAIEKITEVITKYGGVCNITMPPKAVTATEDAELQALLESKELDNRSDSEDDEDESDDE
- the MHO1 gene encoding Mho1p (similar to YJR008W), which codes for MAIRPATHSGSWYSNRTQELSQQLHTYLIKSTVKGPIHNARIIICPHAGYRYCGPTMAYSYASLDLNRNVKRIFILGPSHHIYFKNQILISAFSELETPLGNLKVDTDLCKTLVNKEYPENGKKLFRLMDHDTDMAEHSLEMQLPMLVETLKWREVSLDTVKVIPMMVSHNSVNVDRCIGDVLSEYIKDPNNLFIVSSDFCHWGRRFQYTGYVGSKEELHEAIQEETEVEMLTARSKLSHHQVPIWQSIEIMDRYAMKTLSNTPNAERYDAWKQYLEITGNTICGEKPISVILSALSKIRGVSASGIKFQWPNYSQSSHVTSIDDSSVSYTSGYVTIEW